The DNA sequence TCCTCGACTTCCGCATAGCCGGCGATGAGCGAGCAACTGGCGATGACGATATTCGAGCCGACGATGCAGTTGTGGGCAATGTGGCCCGAGGTCATCACAAAGTTGTCGTCGCCAACGATGGTTTTGCTTTCGGGCGCCGTACCACGCGAGATGGTCCAGTGCTCCCGGATCTTGTTGCCGTTGCCGATGATGAGGTAGCTGCGCTCGCCCGTGAAGTTCTTGTCGAGCGGATCGGTGCCGAGGATGACGCCGGCGGAGAACTCGTTGCGGTCGCCGATGGTGGTCCAGCGCTTGACCAGGACGTAGGGTTCCAGCAGGCAGCCCGCCCCGATGACGACATCCTGCTCGACGGAAACAAATTCCCCTATTCTTGTTTGCGGCCCAATGACGGCATCCGGATGGACTCGGGCCGTCGGCGCCACATAGGCCGAAGGATCAACGGGCATAAACTATTAATGATACAGGTCCCTCCTGGGACAAGGAGACACCCGATTGCTGGTGCGTGAAATCGCGGAGCAGCTCAGCGCAACGTTTGAAGGCGACGGAGAGCGACCGATCGAAGGCGTGGCCCCGCTGGATTCAGCGGGCAGCCACCAGATCTCCTTTGTGGGGAGCCGGCGCGCCGTCCGGGACGCCCAGGCCTCCGCCGCCGGGTGTTTGATTGTCGGTCTGGATTTCGCCAACACCGGCGGACGCACGGTGATCCGGTCAAAGGACCCACGCGCGGCCTTCGCGAAGGTCATCCCCAGACTGCAGAAGCTTGAGGTGCCGGAGCCCGGCATCCATCCGACGGCCGTCATCGGCAAGGACTGCCACATTGGCGAGGGCTGCACGATCGGGCCCTATTGCGTCCTGGGCGACCGTGTGGAATTGGGCGCAAACAGCCGGCTGTACGCCCATGTAACGATCTACTCCGACGTCACCGTTGGGGCGCGTGCCCTGATCCATGCTGGAGCGGTGCTGGGCGCCGACGGCTTCGGGTTCGTTTTCGAGAACGGACACTATTCAAAGTTCCCGCAGATCGGCCGAGTAGTGATCGGCGACGATGTCGAGATCGGCGTGGGGAGTGCGGTGGACCGTGCCGCCCTGGGCGTCACCAGCATCGGCGACGGGACGAAGCTCGACAACATGGTTCACATCGGCCACAACTGCCGCGTGGGCCGGCATGTGGTGATTGTGGCGCAGACGGGGATGGCGGGCGGCACCGTGATTGAAGACTATGCGGTGATCGGCGGCCAGGTGGGGTTGGGCGACAATGTCACCATCAAGTCTGGCGCGGTGCTGGGCTCGGGCTCCGGGGTGCTCTCTTCCAAGATTGTTCGCGGTGGAGGCGAGGTCTATTGGGGCACGCCGGCGCGGCCGTTGAAGGAGTATCTCGAAGCGTTGGCGAACGTGGCGCGAATCCCGCAGCTCAGGCGCGAGATCGCGGAGTTGCAGGAGCGGCTGAAGGCCCTGGAGAAGAAAGAGGAGTGAGAATCATCGTCGGCGGTCTGGGGCGCAAGACCGGCAAGACCACACTCGTTTGCCGGATCATCGCGCTGTCGCCGGAACGCGCGTGGACCGCCGTCAAGATCTCGCACCACGCTCCGTTGGAAGGTACCGCGTACACGTTGCAGTCCGATGCTTCGGAAGGCGACACGAAGCGGTTCCTGGCGTCGGGCGCCGCACGCGCCTACTGGCTGCGGGGCGACCTGATAGCGGCGTTGCCGGAACTGCGGGCCGTCCTCGCCCAATCGTCCAACTGGATAGTGGAATCCGGGCAGGCCATCCGGCACCTGGAACACGATTTTGCCCTGCTGGCCGTGGATCCGGCGAACATCGACGACGAGAAGGTACTGGGGCTACTCGACCGCGGGGAAGTGGATGGATAACGCCAGAGACTGGCCTTCGCCTCGGGCTTGCAGCCGGCCGGAGCAATGAGTGACAAAGCGCCGGACACCGCTGCCGGGCGCGGGCGGATCGATGGCGCGCAGCAGGTCTTCCATCTCGGCCCGCACCTCTGACTGGATATCGAGCCTGACGAACGACGTTTCGTTCTCCAGATTGATGCGAATGGGATCGCGAGCCTGGGCGACGCCCCGGAAGAAAGCGATGAGGTGATGGCAAAGCGGTTGCGCAAGCTGGGCGGGCAGCAGAGCGCGGGTGAGTGAATCCGAGAGGCAGATCTCGATGTTGCGTTCCTCGTGCAGAGCCAACTCGGTGCCAATGCTGATGAAGTGATCATGCAGGGCCACGGGTACCAACTCGGCGGCGTTCAGACGGAGAGCCAGGGCCGCGTCCTCGATGAGCCAATGGGCATGCTGGACCATCCGCCGGAGCCGCTCGCATTGCGTCTGAATTTCCGGAGATTCCTCCGCCAGCACCATATCGAGGTAGTAGGCGATCGACTCGATCCCGCTGAGTGGCTGGCGCAGTTCATGAGCGAGATGACGGAGCAAAAGCTCCTGGTCTGCCTGCACGAGATAGGACCTGTCGATTCCGGACGCCATATTTCGGAACTCCCAAAGAATAGCACCTCAACGCCGGCCGGGGTGGCGGTCTTCGTGATCTTCCTTTCCTTCCAAATGCGTGAGGATCTCCACGGGCCGATCGAGGCACTTTTCCAACTCGGCCTCCAACCGCGTGGCGATGGCATGGGCTTCGCCGATGGGCAACAGATCAGGAAATAAAAGGTGCAACTCGACCAGGACACGGCCGCCGGTTTCGCGCAGACGGAACTGGTGATATTCGACGCCCGCCTCAGCGGCGAGCGTGTCCAGGCGCGCGCGGAGGAGTTGTTCCGTCTCCGGATCGGCGTAGTCGAGCAGGCCGCGGGCGCTGGTCCACATGAGCATGCCGCCGGACCACAGGATGTTCAGCGCCATGATGATGGCGCAGATGGGGTCGAAGGGCTTCCAGCCCGTCACCATTACTAGCACCAGGCCGACGATCACGCCGAGACTGGTCCAGCAATCAGTGAAAACATGCTTGCCGTTGGCGACGAGGATGAGTGAATTGTTTTTGCGTCCGGTATGGATGAGATACCAACCCAAAGCGCCATTCAGCAGGCCGGCGGCGAGCGTGATGAGAGTGCCCAGGCCCAGCGATTCCAACTGCAGGCCCTGCATCCATTTGTAGACTGCCGTCACGATGATGGCCACGGCCGCGGCGGCAATCAAGGCGCCTTCGAAGCCGGCGGAGAAGAACGTGATGCGTTCGTAGCCATAGTGGAACCGGTCGGTGGCAGGCCGGCGGCTAAGCCAGAGACTGAAGGAGGCGAAGGCCACTGCGGCGAGGTGGATGATGGATTCCAGAGCGTCGGAAAAGATGGCCGACGATCCGGTGAGAAACCATGCGCCCGTCTTGGCGATCAGCATGGCCACGCCGGTCCAGAGTGAAAGCCGCATGGCGATCACTGGAGCATCGGAGCCGTTACTCTGGGGCACGGACTGATTGTACTAGACGCATTCCCGCATTGCGCCCCGTAGAGGGCGAAGACGCTCAGCCGAGGCGGCTGGCCCGCTCGGCTACAACGGTTACCTGCATGTCACTGGCGAGGCGGACCACCTTCATCACGAAGTCGCGCAGCACCACCAGCCCCACCAGCCGCTTGGGCGGTTTGGACAGAAAGATCTGGGTGACGCCGTTGCGACGCGCAAACTCGACCAGTGCGGCCGCCTGGTCTTCGCCTTCCAGGACTCGGGTCTCCACACGCAGCTTGCGGGCGAACTCCAGGTGCTGCTCCAGCGCCAGACGCGCCGGCGCGGGCAGTTGGGACAGGTCCGCCACGGGCAGAATGCACACGGCAAAGCAGTCCGCCTGAAGGTAGTCCGCCACGCGGCGCCCGCGCCGGATCAACCCCGCTGTCGTGGGCGATTCGGAGATATGGATGAGGATCTTCTCCCTGAGGGTCTCCCTATTGCCGTTGGTGGCCGTGTGTTCCGAATGAACGATTGGTTCGGTCTCAGTGTGGCGAACATCCACTTCGTGCGCTGCCTGACGCATGGCTAACTCCCGCAGAGCCGCCAGGGCCGGCTCCTTGAAAAAATTCTGTATGGCGCGTTGCGCCTTGTCCGGCGCGTAGACCACTCCGCGTTGCAGCCGGTTGAGCAACGCGGTGGGCGGCACATCGACGAGAACGAGTTCCGCGGCCTGCTTCACCACCCAGTCCGGAATCGTCTCGCGAACCTGAATGCCGGTAATCTCCCGCATCTGGTCGTTCAGGCTCTCCAGATGCTGGATGTTCATGGTGGTGTACACGTCGATGCCCGCGTCGAGGAGAGCCATGACATCTTCCCAGCGTTTCCCTCGCTCCACTCCGGGCACGTTGGTGTGGGGGAACTCGTCCACCAGGCAGGTCTCGGGCTGGCGGGCGAGAATCGCCGGCGTGTCCATCTCCTCGAAGGTTCGTCCCCGGTAGTCGATTGTGCGCCGTGGGATCAGTTCGAGACCCTCTATCTTGGCGATGGTGTCCTGCCGGCCATGCGGCTCAAAGTAACCCACGACGACGTCGTGGCCGTCGCGTTGCAGTTGCTGGCCCTCCTCCAGCATTTTGAAGGTCTTGCCGACGCCGGCCGCGTATCCGAGGATGATCTTCAGCCGCCCCGCTGGGTGGGGCCCCGGCTCAGTCACATTGCTCCTCCAGAGTGAGGGAAGATTCTGACGTCAATGCCTTCGGATTCCAGGACGAGCCGCTCCACGGGGTTGGGCCGCCAACTGTTCCACCAGCGAGTACGCTGGCTGTGACCCACGAAGATCTGGGTAACGCCGTGTTCACCGGCAAATTTGACGATGGCGCCCACTGGATCCTCGCCATGCAGGACGTGAACCTGCGCGTGCGCCTCCTCAGAAAGTCGTAAGTTCATGTCCAGCGTCTTGCGGTCTTCCTCGCCCAGATCGCTCTGCTCCACATAGACGGCGTAGAGCTCACCATGGAAGCGCTCGGCCTGCCGGCGGGCCCGGCGGATCATCAACGCCGCGTTGGATCGAGGAGTCAAGCAGACCAGAATCCTCTCGTTCGCCCCATAGTGCTGCTCCAGGCCGTTCCTGTGCAAGTACTCTTCCAACTGATGATCCACCACTTCCGCGGCGAGCAAAAGGGCGATCTCGCGCAGTTCCGAGAGCTGTCTGGCGAACTCCTCAGGGGCTAACGGTACGCCGGGCTTACTGTTGGCGCGATCGACGCAGTACTCGGGTGGAGCGTCGACGATCTCAATCTCGTCCGCCGTCAGCAGGAACGAGACCGGCACAGACTCCTTCGCCACCCGGCCGCGAATGGCCTCCACCTGCTGCTGCCGCTCCTGCACATACTGCAGATTGATGGAGGTAATGACGGAAATACCGCTGAGCAGGAGTTCCTCGACATCCTGCCAGCGGTACTGGTTCCTTGAGCCGGGCGGATTGTTGTAGGCCAGCCCGTCGATGAGACACACCGAGGGATGGCGTTTTTTGATGGTGGGGACGTCCACCGCGGGTGCCCCCATGTCCATGCGTGGCGGGATGACCTCAAAATGCCCAATGAGCTCCGTCACATCATCGGACACCGCATGTTGCGCCGCGGCGACCACCACGTCCTGGCCGCGCTGTTTTCGGCGCCTACCCTCGTCCAGCATCCGGAACGATTTGCCCACTCCGGAGGCATAGCCGAGGAAGATCTTCAGCTTTCCGCGTCGCGCATGGCGCTCTTCCATCTCGGCCTGCCGGAGGAACTTCTCCGGACTTGGCCTGCGATCCACTTCAGTCATAAACCGCTCCACTTCACTTGGCTGGTGGGAACTTCTGATCCATAGCCATATTCAGGGCCAACACATTCACGCGCGGCTCGCCCAATATGCCCAGGTCGCGGCCTTCCGTGGTCTGGTCGATCAGGGCGTTGACCTGCTCCACGCCGACACCCCGCGCCGATGCCACGCGGGCCGCCTGGGCCAGGGCCGCGGCCGGAGTGATGTGAGGATCCAGCCCGCTACCGCTGGCGGTGAGGATGTCGGCCGGGATTGGTTCGGTGTAGCCGGGGTTCTCCTTGTGGAACTGGTCAGCCGAGGCTTTCACGCGGTCCACCAGTTTCTGGCTCGTTGCGCCGAGATTTGATCCGCTGGACGCCGCGGCGTCATAGCCGTCGGAGCCGGCGGCCGACGGGCGCGGATGAAAATAGCCCGGCTTACTGAAGTTCTGTCCGATCAGGCTCGATCCCACGACGCGGCCGTTGATCGAGAGCAGACTGCCGTTCGCCTGACGGGGGAACAGCACCTGGCAGAGCGGCGTGACGATGCCGGGGTAGGCGAGACCGGTAAGCGCAGTCAGTACCAAGGTCAATCGCAATCCGGGTAGAAGTTGTTTCCACATATAGGCCTCCTTACGCAAGCCTCAACACATGCACCAGTTGATCGATCAGCCAGATGCCGGGGAACGGAGCAATGATGCCGCCCAGGCCGTAGATCAGCAGGTTGCGGCGCAGCAGACTGGCCGCCGAGACCGGACGGTACTTCACACCGCGCAGGGCCAGCGGCACCAGCACGATGATGATGAGGGCGTTGAAGATTACGGCCGAGAGCACAGCGCTTTGCGGGTTGTGCAGGCCCATGATGTTCAA is a window from the uncultured Paludibaculum sp. genome containing:
- the lpxA gene encoding acyl-ACP--UDP-N-acetylglucosamine O-acyltransferase translates to MPVDPSAYVAPTARVHPDAVIGPQTRIGEFVSVEQDVVIGAGCLLEPYVLVKRWTTIGDRNEFSAGVILGTDPLDKNFTGERSYLIIGNGNKIREHWTISRGTAPESKTIVGDDNFVMTSGHIAHNCIVGSNIVIASCSLIAGYAEVEDQAFISGGVVVHQFSKIGRLAMIAGNVRVNSDVPPYFLYSDFNIAAKGLNLVGLKRAGFKLADVSALKTAYKLLFRSNLKLEDALTRIETEVPTPHTLHLVQFVRGSQRGICRE
- the lpxD gene encoding UDP-3-O-(3-hydroxymyristoyl)glucosamine N-acyltransferase, which translates into the protein MREIAEQLSATFEGDGERPIEGVAPLDSAGSHQISFVGSRRAVRDAQASAAGCLIVGLDFANTGGRTVIRSKDPRAAFAKVIPRLQKLEVPEPGIHPTAVIGKDCHIGEGCTIGPYCVLGDRVELGANSRLYAHVTIYSDVTVGARALIHAGAVLGADGFGFVFENGHYSKFPQIGRVVIGDDVEIGVGSAVDRAALGVTSIGDGTKLDNMVHIGHNCRVGRHVVIVAQTGMAGGTVIEDYAVIGGQVGLGDNVTIKSGAVLGSGSGVLSSKIVRGGGEVYWGTPARPLKEYLEALANVARIPQLRREIAELQERLKALEKKEE
- a CDS encoding cation diffusion facilitator family transporter codes for the protein MPQSNGSDAPVIAMRLSLWTGVAMLIAKTGAWFLTGSSAIFSDALESIIHLAAVAFASFSLWLSRRPATDRFHYGYERITFFSAGFEGALIAAAAVAIIVTAVYKWMQGLQLESLGLGTLITLAAGLLNGALGWYLIHTGRKNNSLILVANGKHVFTDCWTSLGVIVGLVLVMVTGWKPFDPICAIIMALNILWSGGMLMWTSARGLLDYADPETEQLLRARLDTLAAEAGVEYHQFRLRETGGRVLVELHLLFPDLLPIGEAHAIATRLEAELEKCLDRPVEILTHLEGKEDHEDRHPGRR
- a CDS encoding histidine kinase, whose amino-acid sequence is MTEPGPHPAGRLKIILGYAAGVGKTFKMLEEGQQLQRDGHDVVVGYFEPHGRQDTIAKIEGLELIPRRTIDYRGRTFEEMDTPAILARQPETCLVDEFPHTNVPGVERGKRWEDVMALLDAGIDVYTTMNIQHLESLNDQMREITGIQVRETIPDWVVKQAAELVLVDVPPTALLNRLQRGVVYAPDKAQRAIQNFFKEPALAALRELAMRQAAHEVDVRHTETEPIVHSEHTATNGNRETLREKILIHISESPTTAGLIRRGRRVADYLQADCFAVCILPVADLSQLPAPARLALEQHLEFARKLRVETRVLEGEDQAAALVEFARRNGVTQIFLSKPPKRLVGLVVLRDFVMKVVRLASDMQVTVVAERASRLG
- the kdpC gene encoding potassium-transporting ATPase subunit KdpC, coding for MWKQLLPGLRLTLVLTALTGLAYPGIVTPLCQVLFPRQANGSLLSINGRVVGSSLIGQNFSKPGYFHPRPSAAGSDGYDAAASSGSNLGATSQKLVDRVKASADQFHKENPGYTEPIPADILTASGSGLDPHITPAAALAQAARVASARGVGVEQVNALIDQTTEGRDLGILGEPRVNVLALNMAMDQKFPPAK